The following proteins are encoded in a genomic region of Gemmatimonadota bacterium:
- a CDS encoding glycosyltransferase family 2 protein: MGEVRDFQMVENNKPLVSIIIPHYLGDILSECLAFVYARTLDIPFEVIVADDQPYPDGSLDRALEKFPDIRIVKTGGGNGKPSKGMGAGCNRGLEVAKGTYAMLLNSDVEVGEGWLPPLIDALKSDSVIGACQSRVRSLQNRKMFDYGGAAGGLMDKWGFTFCQGRIFEFVEEDMGQYNHPRDIFWAIGGAMFLRMDCLDKTGLIDEGFVMHMEEIDLSWRFHLAGYRIVYVPDSLVYHYGGFTLGAESYRKAYLNHRNQLVMLLKNFSLSRLLYKFPIRIAMELANLGLLLKGHWKHPVAAIAGLLWVLLHPFNILRRRREAQRFRSVGDDEIERRLFKGSVVYHYFIRGVKTVREIGA, from the coding sequence ATGGGGGAAGTCCGAGATTTTCAGATGGTAGAGAATAATAAACCATTAGTCTCAATTATCATCCCCCATTATTTGGGGGATATTCTTTCCGAATGCCTGGCATTTGTCTATGCGCGGACATTGGATATTCCTTTTGAAGTTATTGTAGCAGACGATCAGCCTTATCCCGATGGCAGCCTGGACAGGGCATTGGAAAAGTTTCCGGATATTCGCATTGTGAAAACGGGTGGGGGAAATGGGAAGCCGAGCAAGGGGATGGGTGCCGGGTGCAACCGGGGTTTGGAGGTTGCAAAGGGGACGTATGCGATGTTGTTGAATTCGGATGTGGAGGTGGGCGAAGGGTGGTTGCCGCCGCTGATTGATGCCCTGAAATCCGATTCCGTAATTGGGGCGTGTCAGTCCAGGGTGCGGTCATTGCAGAATCGGAAAATGTTTGATTATGGCGGGGCTGCTGGCGGGCTGATGGATAAGTGGGGATTTACGTTTTGTCAGGGCAGGATATTTGAATTCGTCGAAGAAGATATGGGGCAATACAATCACCCCCGCGATATTTTTTGGGCTATTGGGGGGGCTATGTTTTTGCGTATGGATTGTCTCGATAAAACGGGATTGATCGATGAGGGTTTTGTAATGCATATGGAAGAGATCGATTTGTCCTGGCGGTTTCACCTTGCGGGGTATCGCATCGTCTATGTGCCCGATTCTCTCGTATATCACTACGGTGGATTTACGCTGGGTGCAGAGAGTTATAGAAAAGCGTATTTGAATCACCGCAATCAACTCGTGATGTTGTTAAAAAATTTTTCCCTTTCGCGGCTGTTGTATAAATTCCCGATTCGCATCGCTATGGAACTGGCAAATTTGGGGTTGTTGCTAAAGGGTCATTGGAAACATCCCGTTGCGGCAATAGCTGGCCTTTTATGGGTGTTGCTGCATCCGTTCAATATCTTGCGGCGACGGCGCGAAGCCCAGCGGTTCAGAAGCGTGGGAGATGATGAGATTGAACGGCGTCTTTTCAAGGGATCAGTCGTTTATCACTATTTTATTCGCGGTGTCAAAACCGTTCGCGAAATAGGAGCGTGA
- a CDS encoding Ldh family oxidoreductase, with amino-acid sequence MHDLVNGIAPTEAGEQERLIQVRDLRETTQRLYEAVGVPRADARLMADLQVETDVRGVHSHGTRAVPGYLKRIQTGHTNPKPEIRVVREGPASATVDGDGCLGHLASYRAMQLAIAKADKLGIAATTVINSRHYGAAACYATMALDWDMIGFCVSSSSRGVAPYGGIDRLLGNHALAYAIPANREYPIVLDMATGRSAWGRVGTMRLYGRKLDGEWVLDEDGQVTDDPGRAHALVAPGGAKGSGLNVVMDVLSGILPFCLATVNREDEYQGQRRASHFFQAIKIETFCDVSDFKLEVDRMIQAIRTSRPKEGVDRIYVPGEIEWLKKAAWEKTGIPMHKTHVEGLEKAAEELGVEVVF; translated from the coding sequence ATGCATGATCTCGTGAATGGTATTGCGCCGACAGAGGCGGGCGAACAGGAGCGGTTGATTCAGGTTCGCGATTTGAGAGAGACGACGCAACGGCTTTATGAAGCGGTTGGCGTGCCGAGGGCAGATGCGCGGTTGATGGCCGATTTGCAAGTTGAGACAGATGTGCGCGGCGTTCATTCACACGGTACGCGTGCTGTGCCGGGTTACTTAAAGCGCATTCAAACGGGTCACACAAATCCAAAACCCGAAATTCGCGTTGTCCGCGAAGGACCCGCGTCGGCAACGGTAGATGGCGATGGGTGTTTGGGACATCTGGCATCTTATCGGGCGATGCAACTGGCAATTGCAAAAGCAGATAAACTGGGGATTGCTGCGACAACAGTTATAAACAGCCGTCACTACGGCGCAGCGGCCTGTTATGCGACGATGGCATTGGACTGGGATATGATCGGTTTTTGCGTGTCGAGTAGTAGTCGGGGCGTGGCGCCTTATGGCGGGATAGACAGGTTGTTGGGCAATCACGCGCTGGCTTATGCGATTCCGGCGAATCGGGAATATCCCATTGTTCTGGATATGGCGACGGGGCGGTCCGCCTGGGGTCGGGTGGGCACTATGCGTTTGTACGGACGAAAATTAGATGGCGAGTGGGTGTTAGATGAGGATGGACAGGTGACTGATGATCCCGGTCGCGCGCACGCGCTGGTAGCTCCTGGTGGTGCAAAAGGATCGGGGCTAAATGTGGTGATGGATGTTTTGAGCGGTATTCTGCCTTTTTGCCTGGCAACGGTAAATCGGGAAGATGAATATCAGGGACAGCGACGGGCCAGTCACTTTTTTCAGGCGATCAAGATTGAGACATTTTGCGATGTGTCTGATTTTAAACTGGAAGTTGATCGAATGATTCAGGCGATTCGGACTTCTCGTCCAAAGGAAGGTGTGGATCGCATTTACGTGCCAGGTGAGATTGAGTGGCTTAAAAAGGCAGCGTGGGAAAAGACGGGGATTCCGATGCATAAAACCCATGTGGAAGGTTTGGAAAAAGCGGCTGAAGAATTGGGTGTAGAGGTGGTGTTTTGA
- a CDS encoding dihydrolipoyl dehydrogenase, whose product MDYDVIVIGGGSAGYAAARTAQELGAKVAIIDKGPLGGLCILRGCMPTKTILRSSDVMSLMRRAREFGLRASNLHANLDEINDRKRALVNEFADYRIEQLRNPRFTLINGAAQFVNRNTITVEKQNITARSFIISTGSTVADIAIPGLEEVGYITSDEALELRELPESMIVLGGGPVATEFAQFFCRLGTHTTLIQRSHHIFSTTDEDLARPVEARFREEGMKVFTDTQLQKFTTKNNAKVAHFHHSGKLRRVSADIILHALGRVPAIQSLALESAGVIVERGRILVDHHMRTNAPNIYAAGDCTGLYEIVHIAVQQGEIAGHNAVEGTQQQRIDYRLKAEVVFTDPQFASVGLTEKECREQNIPYRVASYPFDDHGKSMVLGELHGFVKILCHPETGEIIGGHIVGPEAGELFHELIAIMHFRGTVHDLMSIPHYHPTLAEILTYPAEDLVEEIHSSL is encoded by the coding sequence ATGGATTACGATGTCATCGTCATAGGCGGCGGAAGTGCGGGATACGCCGCTGCGCGCACGGCACAAGAACTCGGTGCAAAAGTTGCCATCATCGACAAAGGGCCTCTCGGTGGTCTGTGCATCTTGCGCGGCTGTATGCCCACCAAAACCATTCTGCGCTCATCCGACGTCATGTCCTTAATGCGCCGCGCCAGAGAATTTGGCCTGCGCGCTTCTAATTTGCACGCAAATCTCGACGAAATCAACGACCGTAAACGCGCACTCGTCAATGAATTTGCAGACTATCGCATCGAACAGCTGCGCAATCCGCGATTTACGCTCATCAACGGCGCGGCGCAGTTTGTCAATCGCAACACCATCACAGTGGAAAAACAAAATATAACCGCGCGAAGTTTCATCATAAGCACGGGATCAACCGTTGCCGATATCGCCATTCCCGGCCTGGAAGAAGTCGGTTATATCACCAGTGATGAAGCACTTGAACTGCGGGAACTGCCAGAATCGATGATCGTCCTGGGCGGCGGACCTGTCGCAACGGAATTTGCGCAATTCTTCTGTCGTCTGGGAACGCACACCACACTTATACAGCGCAGCCATCACATTTTTAGCACCACAGACGAAGACCTCGCCCGTCCGGTGGAAGCCCGCTTCAGAGAAGAAGGCATGAAAGTCTTTACCGATACCCAATTGCAAAAATTTACAACCAAAAACAACGCCAAAGTCGCCCATTTTCACCACAGTGGCAAACTCCGTCGCGTTTCAGCAGACATAATTCTCCATGCCCTGGGACGTGTGCCCGCCATCCAATCACTCGCACTTGAAAGTGCCGGCGTAATCGTCGAGCGCGGACGTATTCTCGTGGATCATCACATGCGTACCAACGCGCCCAATATTTATGCAGCGGGCGATTGCACGGGACTATACGAAATCGTACACATCGCCGTTCAGCAAGGGGAGATAGCCGGTCACAACGCGGTTGAAGGAACCCAACAGCAACGCATTGACTACAGGCTCAAAGCCGAAGTGGTCTTCACCGATCCGCAATTTGCGTCTGTAGGCCTCACCGAAAAAGAATGCCGCGAGCAAAACATCCCTTATCGCGTTGCGTCCTACCCCTTTGACGACCACGGCAAATCCATGGTTCTGGGAGAACTTCATGGATTTGTCAAAATTCTCTGCCATCCCGAAACAGGCGAAATCATCGGCGGACATATCGTTGGTCCAGAAGCTGGCGAACTTTTTCACGAACTCATCGCCATCATGCACTTTCGCGGCACAGTACACGATCTCATGAGCATCCCGCATTACCACCCCACACTTGCAGAAATCCTCACCTATCCGGCAGAAGACCTCGTTGAAGAAATTCATTCCTCACTGTGA
- a CDS encoding MFS transporter — protein sequence MEMAQHGGPPLRDVVAARRSQRETRRNSWLLVINGGMVMMAYTFISADLVMPAFVQTLTTSSILVGMAGALMRMGWAWPQVFISRIIEPKPRKMPLLIWAGMARSAMWILVGVMTIFFGGQNPAFFLFLFMIFYALGTSLMGVMNVPWMDLMGKAIPASHRAKVFALRRFSGGVMSMVAGFLISYILSAQSGLSFPNNYAVLFMLSGFGTALAVLTFGIIREPIEKRTRAQLSLKNYLISGLSLMKDDVNFRRLCMVQFLWGFSMMGGPFYVPYAISGLGIGAVYIGFYVIAMQFSSVFSNVAWAWVGRYKGNQALFLYGTCLLALSILIPICIVYVPDRTFWFWGTEVNLRVVVYAFTFIFSGAAQSGMYSGRMTYVLDIAPADRRPTYTSFMNMFMFPQGLLPMLAGLLVAWISYQNLFRISLLFIPFAAILAYQLKPVIHSEE from the coding sequence ATGGAAATGGCACAGCATGGGGGACCGCCGCTACGCGATGTGGTGGCGGCGAGGCGCTCGCAAAGGGAGACGCGCCGAAATAGCTGGTTGCTGGTGATCAATGGTGGTATGGTGATGATGGCCTACACGTTTATCAGCGCCGATCTGGTGATGCCAGCATTTGTGCAAACGCTGACCACGTCCAGTATTCTGGTCGGGATGGCTGGCGCGCTTATGAGAATGGGATGGGCCTGGCCTCAGGTCTTTATTTCTCGAATTATCGAACCCAAACCCCGAAAGATGCCTTTGCTGATCTGGGCGGGTATGGCTCGAAGTGCGATGTGGATTCTGGTGGGTGTGATGACCATTTTTTTTGGCGGGCAAAATCCCGCATTTTTTTTGTTTTTATTTATGATATTTTACGCTTTGGGAACGTCGCTGATGGGCGTGATGAATGTGCCGTGGATGGATTTGATGGGCAAGGCGATTCCCGCGTCGCATCGGGCAAAAGTTTTTGCTCTGCGCCGATTTTCAGGCGGTGTGATGTCCATGGTTGCGGGATTTCTCATTTCCTATATTTTGAGTGCGCAAAGCGGTCTCTCTTTTCCGAATAATTACGCGGTATTATTTATGCTCTCTGGTTTTGGCACCGCGCTGGCTGTGCTGACATTTGGCATAATCCGCGAACCCATTGAAAAGCGCACGCGCGCACAGCTTTCTCTGAAAAATTATTTGATCAGTGGCCTGAGCCTGATGAAAGATGATGTGAATTTCAGGCGTTTGTGTATGGTGCAATTTTTGTGGGGTTTTAGCATGATGGGCGGGCCGTTTTACGTGCCTTATGCAATTTCCGGTCTGGGCATAGGGGCGGTTTATATTGGGTTTTATGTGATCGCTATGCAGTTTAGCTCGGTTTTTTCAAATGTGGCGTGGGCATGGGTTGGGCGTTACAAGGGGAATCAGGCGTTGTTTTTGTACGGTACCTGCTTGCTCGCGCTATCTATTCTGATTCCGATATGTATCGTGTATGTGCCTGATCGGACCTTCTGGTTCTGGGGCACAGAGGTGAATTTGAGGGTTGTTGTGTATGCATTTACGTTCATTTTTTCCGGCGCGGCACAAAGCGGCATGTATTCGGGGCGCATGACGTATGTCCTCGATATTGCGCCTGCTGACCGACGGCCGACCTACACCAGCTTTATGAATATGTTTATGTTTCCGCAAGGCTTGTTGCCCATGCTGGCCGGGTTGCTGGTCGCGTGGATTTCCTATCAGAATTTGTTTCGCATTTCCCTGCTATTTATCCCATTTGCCGCAATACTCGCCTATCAGTTAAAACCGGTTATTCACAGTGAGGAATGA
- a CDS encoding mandelate racemase/muconate lactonizing enzyme family protein: MVPSIAALDEAAEKPVLVLDGLDESVVIESIRLLKDEREYYVHVRSRDGAEGLAFTNGRAQHVYPILNKLVIPYFIGKDARDLEDHLWGVYRHSSNYKLQGLAFWCCVAWVEMALLDLLGRVAQKSIPELLGGVVREWVPFYVASGRRDSTPEEEVVYLQNLIDETGAPAVKFRIGGRMSKNADAMPGRTPNLIALSRKVLGDAIDIHADSNSSYDPPQAIEVGRMLEDIGAVYFEEPCPFDHLEDTKIVADTLDIPVSGGEQEFSDRRFRWMIANRGVDIVQPDLHYYGGLIRSTRVARMAALARMPTTVHISGGFGFIYMLHFAACTPDIGRYQEYKRGIEKYREWFDPALEIRDGKMSIPKGPGCGIVDIQSIIDGADCL; this comes from the coding sequence ATGGTACCGAGTATTGCGGCATTGGATGAGGCGGCTGAAAAACCCGTTCTGGTCTTAGATGGGCTGGATGAATCGGTTGTGATCGAATCCATTCGGTTGCTCAAAGATGAGCGAGAGTATTATGTGCATGTGCGTTCGAGAGATGGTGCGGAGGGTCTGGCATTTACGAATGGGCGGGCGCAACATGTGTATCCTATTCTCAACAAATTGGTAATTCCCTATTTTATTGGCAAAGACGCCCGCGATCTCGAAGACCATCTGTGGGGCGTGTACCGCCACAGCAGCAATTACAAATTGCAGGGGTTGGCTTTCTGGTGTTGTGTGGCGTGGGTCGAGATGGCGCTGTTGGACTTGCTCGGTCGGGTTGCACAAAAGTCGATTCCCGAGCTTCTGGGCGGCGTTGTGCGCGAGTGGGTTCCCTTTTATGTTGCGAGCGGACGCAGGGATAGCACACCGGAAGAAGAGGTGGTTTATTTACAGAATCTGATAGACGAGACGGGTGCGCCAGCCGTGAAGTTTAGAATTGGTGGGCGCATGAGCAAAAACGCAGATGCCATGCCCGGGCGAACACCAAATTTGATCGCGTTATCTCGCAAGGTACTCGGTGATGCAATTGATATTCACGCGGATTCCAATAGTTCTTACGATCCGCCGCAGGCGATTGAAGTGGGACGCATGCTCGAAGATATTGGAGCTGTTTATTTTGAAGAACCATGTCCGTTTGATCACCTTGAGGATACAAAGATCGTTGCCGATACACTGGATATTCCCGTTTCTGGAGGCGAGCAGGAATTCAGCGACCGAAGGTTTCGATGGATGATTGCCAATCGCGGTGTGGATATTGTGCAGCCCGATCTGCATTATTACGGAGGGCTTATTCGCTCGACGCGTGTTGCGCGAATGGCCGCTCTGGCCAGGATGCCGACGACCGTACATATTTCTGGTGGATTTGGGTTTATTTATATGCTTCACTTTGCCGCATGTACACCGGATATAGGTCGATATCAGGAATACAAAAGGGGAATTGAAAAATACCGCGAGTGGTTTGATCCCGCACTCGAGATTCGAGATGGAAAGATGAGCATTCCCAAAGGACCAGGATGTGGGATTGTGGATATTCAGTCTATTATTGACGGTGCAGATTGCTTATAG
- a CDS encoding Gfo/Idh/MocA family oxidoreductase, producing the protein MKKVRVGIIGIGGRGGGHAKYFAEGDIPHGELTAVCDVDPDRIQWARENLGENVRTFDNGDELITSGAVDAIIVATPHYDHPTFAIKGFENDLHVLIEKPAGVYTRQVYEMNEAAEKSGKVFALMFNQRTRPHHQKLRELVASGELGDIQRTNYIVTNWFRAQSYYDKGEWRATWSGEGGGVLMNQCPHNLDLWQWICGMPSRVRAFISYGKYHDIEVDDDVTAYVEYDSGATGVFITTTGEFPGSNRLEIATDRGKVIMENNKIVWWRSNVSLSEFSRGYTGGFGKPRAEKLDIPLGEDGGAHRGIINNWCDAILNGSPLLAPGAEGIHGVELSNAMLLSSWLNDWVDIPVDRDLYFEKLQEKIQNSRQGT; encoded by the coding sequence ATGAAAAAGGTGAGAGTTGGTATTATTGGCATTGGAGGTAGAGGGGGAGGCCACGCGAAGTATTTTGCGGAGGGGGATATTCCGCATGGAGAGTTGACTGCGGTCTGCGATGTCGATCCGGATAGGATTCAGTGGGCGCGTGAAAACCTTGGGGAAAACGTGCGGACATTTGACAATGGCGATGAGTTGATCACTTCGGGAGCTGTTGATGCGATTATTGTGGCGACGCCGCATTACGATCATCCGACATTTGCGATAAAGGGATTTGAAAACGATTTACACGTTCTGATAGAGAAACCAGCAGGCGTATATACCAGACAAGTTTATGAGATGAATGAGGCTGCTGAAAAAAGTGGCAAAGTGTTTGCTTTGATGTTCAATCAGCGAACCCGCCCACACCATCAAAAATTGCGAGAATTGGTGGCTTCTGGCGAGTTGGGAGATATTCAGCGCACGAATTATATCGTCACGAACTGGTTTCGCGCTCAAAGTTATTACGATAAGGGCGAATGGCGCGCGACCTGGTCGGGCGAGGGGGGCGGTGTGTTGATGAATCAGTGCCCTCATAATTTGGATCTGTGGCAGTGGATCTGCGGGATGCCTTCGCGCGTACGCGCTTTTATCAGCTATGGCAAATATCACGATATTGAAGTGGATGACGATGTCACTGCATATGTGGAATACGACAGCGGTGCGACGGGCGTGTTTATTACCACAACCGGAGAGTTTCCCGGGAGTAATCGCCTGGAGATAGCGACGGATCGCGGCAAGGTGATTATGGAAAACAATAAAATTGTGTGGTGGCGTTCAAATGTTTCTCTGAGCGAATTTTCTCGGGGATATACGGGCGGTTTTGGAAAACCCAGGGCGGAAAAACTCGATATTCCTCTCGGCGAAGATGGCGGGGCGCACCGCGGCATCATTAACAACTGGTGTGATGCCATATTGAATGGGAGCCCATTGCTCGCGCCCGGGGCTGAGGGCATTCACGGGGTTGAATTGTCGAATGCGATGCTTTTGTCTTCATGGCTGAACGATTGGGTCGATATTCCCGTTGATCGAGATCTGTATTTTGAAAAATTGCAAGAGAAAATTCAAAATTCGCGGCAGGGGACTTAA
- a CDS encoding fused MFS/spermidine synthase, giving the protein MNANQKFLPFLVILFVGSGCAALIYEIVWFQMLQLIIGSSAISLGILLGTFMGGMCVGSVMLSRIISTRYHPLKVYALLELGIGAMGLILLFVLPLIGEVYIGVATYGLWGHFLRGIVCAICLFFPTVLMGATLPAIARWTESTPRGISWLGFFYGGNIAGAVCGCLFAGFYLLRLYDVVTATYVAVALNLAVALVGYGLAQWAEYDASMRKTITRSLWMIEAWRVYVTIAISGACALGAQVIWTRLLSLMMGATVYAFSIILGVFLIGLGAGSSLGAYFARTKINPKIALGWCQLLLVGAIAWAAYALSHLLPYWTSGGTYAVQFQLDLLRCFVAIFPATMLWGMSFPLALAAARLQGRDPGALAGSVYAANTAGAIVGALGFSVVLIGLLGTQMAQQVLLILSAFGAVLIFGRELWQVRDGDRTVRSDRWVGVAVGVVLLVWSMPGPPPALIAYGRAILDWGEDATYIYADEGMNASVAVSELDNGVRNFHVSGKIVASSEPQDMRLQRLLGHLSALMHREPRSVLVVGCGAGVTAGIYVLYPGVERIVICEIEPLIPPAAEVYFGPENYDVLKDPRVEIIIDDARHYLLATDEKFDIITSDPIHPWVKGAGALYSKEYFELCKERLNPGGVVTQWVPLYESRLDAVKSEIATFFEVFPHGTIWGNQDDGEGYDVVLLGQEGPLSVDVDALQARLDREDYTEVWYSLNDVSLGSAIALLSTYAGRARDLGEWLADAQINLDRNMRLQYLAGLGLNNYEADAIYTSLLEYARYPANFFVATEAAEIALKAQLNRQHEGR; this is encoded by the coding sequence ATGAACGCAAATCAAAAATTTTTGCCTTTTCTGGTTATCCTCTTTGTGGGAAGTGGGTGCGCCGCGCTCATTTATGAAATTGTCTGGTTTCAGATGCTGCAACTGATCATCGGATCTTCGGCAATTTCTCTCGGCATATTGCTGGGGACGTTTATGGGCGGGATGTGCGTTGGCAGTGTGATGCTCTCGCGCATTATTTCAACGCGCTACCACCCGTTAAAGGTCTATGCGCTTTTGGAGTTGGGTATTGGTGCCATGGGCCTGATTTTGCTCTTCGTACTGCCTCTGATCGGCGAGGTTTATATCGGTGTGGCAACTTATGGATTGTGGGGACACTTCCTGCGGGGGATTGTCTGTGCAATCTGTCTTTTTTTTCCCACGGTGTTGATGGGGGCGACATTGCCTGCGATAGCGCGGTGGACAGAGTCAACGCCTCGCGGTATTTCGTGGCTCGGTTTTTTTTATGGAGGCAATATTGCCGGTGCTGTTTGCGGATGTTTGTTTGCGGGGTTTTATCTGCTGCGCCTGTATGATGTGGTTACGGCGACTTATGTGGCGGTCGCGCTCAATTTGGCCGTGGCACTTGTCGGGTATGGGTTGGCACAATGGGCTGAGTACGATGCGTCAATGAGAAAGACAATCACGCGCAGTTTGTGGATGATAGAGGCCTGGCGAGTTTATGTGACGATTGCAATTTCCGGCGCGTGTGCGCTGGGTGCTCAGGTAATTTGGACGCGGTTGCTATCGCTGATGATGGGAGCGACTGTTTACGCTTTTTCAATTATTCTGGGAGTTTTTCTAATCGGACTGGGTGCAGGGAGTAGTCTGGGGGCATATTTTGCACGCACAAAAATAAATCCCAAAATCGCACTTGGGTGGTGCCAACTTCTTCTTGTTGGCGCAATTGCTTGGGCGGCTTATGCGCTTTCTCATTTGCTTCCTTACTGGACATCGGGTGGGACTTATGCGGTGCAATTTCAATTGGATTTGCTGCGTTGTTTTGTGGCTATTTTCCCCGCGACTATGCTGTGGGGCATGAGTTTTCCGCTGGCGCTTGCTGCTGCGCGTTTACAGGGGCGCGATCCCGGCGCGCTGGCCGGTAGTGTGTATGCGGCCAATACGGCAGGTGCGATTGTAGGGGCGCTCGGTTTTAGTGTGGTTTTGATCGGGCTTTTGGGGACGCAGATGGCGCAACAGGTGTTGCTCATCCTTTCTGCATTTGGGGCTGTTTTGATATTTGGACGCGAGCTATGGCAGGTGAGAGATGGGGATAGAACGGTCAGATCAGATCGGTGGGTAGGCGTTGCGGTGGGGGTTGTTTTGCTGGTGTGGAGTATGCCGGGGCCGCCGCCAGCACTGATCGCTTATGGTCGTGCGATTCTCGATTGGGGGGAGGATGCGACATATATTTACGCGGATGAGGGGATGAATGCATCGGTTGCGGTGTCTGAGTTGGATAACGGCGTGCGGAATTTTCACGTTAGTGGAAAAATCGTTGCTTCCAGCGAGCCGCAAGATATGCGTTTGCAGCGCCTGTTGGGGCATCTTTCGGCATTAATGCACAGAGAGCCGCGTTCTGTGCTCGTGGTTGGGTGTGGTGCGGGGGTGACGGCCGGAATTTATGTTTTATATCCAGGTGTTGAACGCATTGTGATCTGCGAGATCGAGCCGCTGATTCCACCTGCGGCTGAGGTGTATTTTGGCCCAGAGAACTACGATGTGCTAAAAGATCCCCGCGTGGAGATCATTATCGACGATGCGCGACATTATCTTCTGGCAACAGATGAGAAATTCGATATTATTACTTCAGACCCGATTCACCCCTGGGTTAAGGGTGCTGGCGCGCTGTATTCGAAAGAGTATTTTGAATTGTGCAAAGAGCGTTTGAATCCCGGAGGTGTTGTGACGCAATGGGTTCCACTTTACGAGTCGCGGTTAGATGCGGTTAAGAGCGAGATAGCGACTTTTTTTGAGGTGTTTCCTCACGGGACAATTTGGGGCAATCAAGATGATGGCGAAGGGTATGATGTTGTGCTGTTGGGACAAGAGGGACCTCTATCCGTCGATGTCGATGCTTTGCAGGCGCGTTTGGACCGCGAGGATTACACGGAGGTGTGGTATTCGCTGAATGATGTGTCTTTGGGATCAGCTATCGCGTTGCTTTCGACGTATGCCGGGCGGGCGCGTGATCTGGGCGAATGGCTCGCAGATGCGCAGATCAATCTGGATCGCAATATGCGGCTCCAGTATTTGGCGGGATTGGGTTTAAATAACTATGAGGCAGATGCGATTTATACGTCACTTTTGGAATACGCGCGTTATCCCGCAAATTTTTTTGTTGCAACAGAAGCGGCAGAAATCGCATTGAAGGCGCAACTTAATCGGCAGCACGAGGGGCGATGA
- a CDS encoding Gfo/Idh/MocA family oxidoreductase: MTYRVGIIGCGSIARSHADGYLRVANAEMVAVADPHPVAREQFCEEFGIPNAYASLEDMVAKEDLDIVSVCTWHLLHPDCTIGAANGGVPGVICEKPMAIGLGEADRMLDACEKNGTRLVVSHQRRFTPGWEKARDLMREKVIGDAIMVHGQVAQGLINWATHTIDGIRFVLDDPEGEWVMGAVERQTDRFERDTPIEDACMGLVAFANGAQALIQADLNRPGENAGAFQIRGSEGLMEVTESSVRLFNATTDGWQDVEIVDDEGHRAIGGETNAASVRELIAWLEGGEEHRASGRKARATVEIMMALFESARQHRVVHLPLEEMGYPLQLMIEEGKLPVEVSGRYDIRAFLNPEGMDEAAYRRLRAEGVSHSAAMRQLADERQ; encoded by the coding sequence ATGACTTACAGAGTCGGTATTATTGGATGCGGTTCAATTGCGCGCAGTCACGCCGATGGGTATTTGCGCGTGGCCAATGCAGAGATGGTGGCTGTCGCCGATCCCCATCCGGTTGCACGAGAGCAATTTTGCGAGGAGTTTGGCATTCCCAATGCCTATGCTTCGTTGGAGGATATGGTAGCTAAAGAAGACCTCGATATCGTCAGCGTTTGCACCTGGCATCTTCTCCATCCGGATTGTACGATCGGCGCGGCGAATGGCGGTGTGCCGGGTGTTATTTGCGAAAAGCCTATGGCGATTGGCCTTGGCGAGGCAGATCGCATGCTGGATGCGTGTGAAAAAAATGGGACAAGGCTGGTGGTCAGCCATCAGCGGCGTTTTACACCCGGTTGGGAAAAAGCGCGGGATTTGATGCGCGAGAAGGTCATTGGCGATGCTATAATGGTGCATGGACAGGTCGCGCAGGGGTTGATTAACTGGGCGACGCATACTATCGACGGCATTCGGTTTGTATTGGACGATCCAGAGGGCGAATGGGTGATGGGTGCTGTCGAGCGGCAGACTGATCGCTTTGAGCGCGATACGCCGATTGAAGATGCGTGTATGGGGCTGGTCGCGTTTGCCAATGGGGCTCAGGCTTTGATCCAGGCGGATTTGAACCGCCCGGGAGAAAATGCGGGGGCTTTTCAGATTCGCGGTTCAGAGGGCTTGATGGAGGTGACCGAAAGCTCGGTTCGCCTGTTCAATGCAACGACCGATGGATGGCAGGATGTGGAAATTGTAGATGATGAGGGGCATCGCGCAATTGGCGGCGAGACCAACGCCGCTTCTGTGCGCGAGTTGATCGCGTGGTTAGAAGGGGGGGAGGAACACCGCGCTTCGGGGCGCAAGGCGCGTGCGACCGTCGAGATTATGATGGCGCTGTTTGAATCTGCGCGGCAACATCGGGTAGTACATCTGCCACTTGAGGAAATGGGCTATCCGCTGCAATTGATGATCGAAGAGGGGAAGCTACCCGTTGAAGTGTCCGGACGATACGATATTCGCGCATTTCTCAATCCCGAAGGGATGGATGAAGCGGCTTACAGGCGACTGCGGGCTGAAGGTGTGAGCCATTCTGCGGCGATGCGTCAGCTTGCAGACGAAAGGCAATGA